One window of the Salminus brasiliensis chromosome 1, fSalBra1.hap2, whole genome shotgun sequence genome contains the following:
- the insm1a gene encoding insulinoma-associated protein 1a → MPRGFLVKRNKKATPVSYRIRTDEENEAPGAHSPGRTAASSASAPAQVPASLLSSSSSSASSSSSSTLTMRGDCKPVQFGDPEAVCLSLYSPTRPVSKEHERAGLEKRFSLGSPISAESFPSPAALHSLDQLLLAPVDLKIGTSNSNRGNVNAPKRSSSSSSSSSSSEAERKNKPKRPKAMRKLQFEDEVTTSPVLGLRIKEAPEGHDDGRAAQQKQPLGEFVCQLCREAYADPFALAQHRCSRIVRVEYRCPECEKVFSCPANLASHRRWHKPKPASTGQGQEQGHVGQGQGQGQGQGQGQGQGQGQGSKTSAQDKSSSESDRDTGSPGLSESGSEEDGACECQHCGRRFKRHAYLRKHVVAHHSHQNHRMEEDGKVESEPLQPQPQHQGQLQAQPPLNLSAQDVHICPICGESLPNRASLERHARLRHASRAFPCKHCPAVFYSSPALTRHTNKCHPSENRQVILLQVPVRPAC, encoded by the coding sequence ATGCCGAGAGGATTTCTGGTGAAGAGGAACAAGAAAGCAACGCCCGTGTCGTACCGGATACGCACGGATGAAGAAAATGAAGCGCCCGGCGCGCACAGCCCGGGACGCACGGCtgcatcatcagcatcagcaccaGCACAAGTACCAGCATCACTGTTATCATCGTCGTCGTCATcagcatcatcttcatcatcctcaacgCTGACTATGAGAGGGGACTGTAAACCAGTGCAGTTCGGAGACCCCGAGGCGGTGTGCCTCTCACTCTACAGCCCCACGCGGCCGGTCAGCAAGGAGCACGAGCGCGCTGGCTTGGAGAAGCGCTTCAGCCTCGGCTCGCCCATTTCAGCCGAGTCCTTCCCGAGTCCGGCGGCCCTGCACAGTCTGGACCAGCTGCTGCTTGCCCCAGTGGACCTTAAGATAGGCACGAGCAACAGCAACCGAGGAAACGTGAACGCGCCCAAAAggtcgtcctcctcctcctcctcctcctcgtcatCCGAGGCCGAGCGCAAAAATAAACCCAAGCGCCCCAAAGCCATGAGGAAGCTGCAGTTCGAAGATGAGGTGACCACCTCTCCGGTGCTGGGCCTCAGGATCAAGGAGGCTCCCGAGGGGCACGACGATGGACGCGCGGCGCAGCAGAAGCAACCGCTGGGCGAGTTCGTGTGCCAGCTGTGCCGCGAGGCGTATGCGGACCCGTTCGCGCTCGCGCAGCACCGCTGCTCCAGGATCGTGCGCGTGGAGTACAGGTGTCCCGAGTGCGAGAAGGTGTTCAGCTGCCCGGCCAATCTCGCCTCACATCGGCGCTGGCACAAGCCCAAGCCCGCGAGCACCGGACAGGGGCAGGAGCAGGGCCACGTGGGGCAGGGGCAAGGGCAAGGGCAGGGGCAAGGGCAGGGGCAGGGGCAGGGGCAGGGGCAGGGCAGCAAGACAAGCGCGCAAGACAAGAGCAGCTCAGAGAGTGACAGGGACACCGGCAGCCCAGGCTTGTCCGAATCCGGATCCGAGGAGGACGGCGCGTGCGAGTGCCAGCACTGCGGGAGACGCTTCAAGAGGCACGCGTATCTGAGAAAACACGTGGTCGCGCACCACAGCCACCAGAACCACCGGATGGAGGAGGACGGGAAGGTCGAGAGCGAGCCCCTCCAACCTCAGCCTCAACATCAAGGCCAGCTTCAAGCCCAGCCCCCTCTTAATCTGAGCGCGCAGGATGTCCACATATGTCCCATCTGCGGTGAGTCCCTCCCCAACCGCGCCAGCCTGGAGAGGCACGCGCGCCTCCGGCACGCCTCGCGGGCGTTTCCTTGCAAGCACTGCCCGGCCGTTTTCTACAGCTCCCCTGCGCTCACGCGCCACACCAACAAGTGCCACCCGTCGGAGAACAGGCAGGTGATTCTGCTCCAGGTGCCCGTGCGTCCGGCCTGCTGA